Proteins encoded by one window of Actinomycetota bacterium:
- a CDS encoding metallophosphoesterase family protein, with the protein MIQIGVISDIHIDSKAGLHFEGVDLILSAGDAADERAYEVLSKIAPLKVVLGNMDPFDPALFPRKITLDLGGFKVGLTHGFGSPFGLEGRVMAEFTAVDCIIFGHTHRPVNVMKEGLLLFNPGAFVEMAGRRSSLGLLKIEPKEGGREGSLTASHILI; encoded by the coding sequence ATGATCCAGATCGGGGTGATCTCAGATATTCATATAGATTCCAAGGCCGGCCTCCACTTTGAAGGGGTCGATCTGATCCTCTCGGCTGGCGACGCCGCCGACGAGCGGGCCTATGAGGTGCTTTCAAAGATAGCTCCGCTCAAGGTGGTTCTCGGCAACATGGACCCCTTCGATCCCGCCCTCTTTCCTCGAAAGATAACCCTTGATCTCGGTGGCTTCAAAGTGGGATTGACCCACGGATTCGGCTCTCCCTTCGGCTTGGAGGGAAGGGTGATGGCCGAATTTACCGCTGTCGATTGCATAATCTTTGGCCACACCCATAGGCCCGTAAACGTGATGAAAGAGGGCCTCCTCCTCTTCAATCCGGGAGCCTTTGTGGAGATGGCGGGGAGAAGAAGCAGCCTGGGACTTCTCAAGATCGAGCCGAAAGAAGGAGGCAGAGAAGGAAGCCTTACGGCTTCGCATATTCTGATCTAA
- the lon gene encoding endopeptidase La, which produces MVANRPEKKEEMGIPKELPLIPLRDLIIFPNLVVPLFVGRDRSIKALEAAMREEHMVALAVQKDVEVQDPLPEDLYSVGSVAMVMQELKLPDGTAKALVEGMVRIRIKKFTQVDPYFKVEIEVVEEDIEKDIEIEAMMRTLISQFEECARLGKPIPPEVLVASLNISEPGRLADFVAFHLNLKTDGKQEILEAINPKDRLQKVSTFLLKELEILELGSKIQSRIKDQMTQSQKEYFLKEQLRAIQQELGMADERTAESIELKEKIDKAKMTAEAKDKALAEVDRLEKMPPAAAEAAVIRTYLDWLIGLPWKKKSKEKLDIAQAAKILDDYHYGLEKVKERILEHLAVRKLAKGKSKEAILCFVGPPGTGKTSIGRAIAKSLGREFIRISLGGVRDEAEIRGHRRTYVGALPGRIIQNIKQVGTNNPVFMMDEIDKVGADFRGDPTAALLEVLDPEQNYSFSDHYLEIPFDLSDVMFITTANMLDTIPPALRDRMEVIHFSGYTEEEKVKIAEEFLIPKQLTAHGLEERGIVVDSEALRKIIREYTREAGVRNLDRKLATIFRQIARKIVEGKKGKFKVTPDDLADYLGPTQFHYGIAEKEDEIGVATGLAWTETGGDIISVEATLMKGSGKLILTGQLGEVMQESAQAALSYARSKATDYGIAEDFYEKYDIHIHVPAGAIPKDGPSAGITMATSLISALTRVPIKKDVGMTGEITLRGHVLPIGGLKEKVLAAHRAGLKHLVIPKENEKDLTLVSDEVKSVLRFTLVENVSEVFEVALKKGAAKGAKALKG; this is translated from the coding sequence ATGGTTGCAAACCGGCCCGAGAAAAAGGAAGAGATGGGTATACCCAAAGAGCTCCCCCTCATCCCGCTTCGGGATCTGATAATCTTTCCCAACCTGGTTGTGCCCCTCTTTGTCGGTCGGGATAGGTCGATAAAGGCGCTGGAGGCGGCCATGCGCGAGGAGCACATGGTGGCTCTGGCCGTCCAGAAGGATGTCGAGGTCCAAGATCCTTTACCTGAGGATCTCTACAGCGTCGGCTCGGTGGCCATGGTCATGCAGGAGCTGAAACTGCCCGATGGCACGGCAAAAGCCCTTGTCGAAGGGATGGTCCGCATCAGGATAAAGAAATTTACCCAGGTCGATCCCTATTTCAAGGTCGAGATAGAGGTGGTCGAGGAGGATATCGAGAAGGATATCGAGATCGAAGCGATGATGCGCACGCTCATCTCTCAGTTTGAAGAGTGCGCCCGTCTTGGCAAGCCGATACCGCCCGAGGTTCTGGTTGCCTCCTTAAACATCAGCGAGCCGGGCCGCCTGGCGGATTTCGTCGCCTTTCATCTCAACCTTAAGACCGACGGCAAGCAGGAGATCTTGGAGGCCATCAATCCCAAAGATAGGCTACAGAAGGTTTCAACCTTTCTCTTAAAGGAGCTCGAGATCTTGGAGTTGGGTAGCAAGATCCAGAGCCGAATCAAGGATCAGATGACCCAGAGCCAGAAGGAATACTTCTTGAAAGAACAGCTCAGAGCGATTCAGCAGGAACTCGGTATGGCCGACGAGCGGACGGCCGAGAGCATAGAGCTGAAAGAGAAGATAGACAAAGCCAAGATGACGGCCGAGGCCAAGGATAAGGCCCTAGCTGAAGTAGATCGCCTGGAGAAGATGCCGCCGGCTGCGGCCGAGGCGGCCGTCATTCGGACCTATCTCGACTGGCTGATCGGCCTGCCTTGGAAGAAGAAGTCTAAGGAGAAATTGGACATCGCCCAGGCCGCCAAGATCCTAGATGATTATCATTACGGCCTGGAGAAGGTCAAGGAGAGGATCTTGGAGCATCTGGCCGTGCGCAAATTGGCCAAGGGCAAATCGAAGGAGGCCATCCTCTGTTTCGTTGGGCCTCCCGGAACGGGCAAGACCTCAATCGGCCGGGCGATAGCCAAGTCACTCGGACGCGAGTTCATCAGGATATCGCTTGGCGGAGTCCGCGATGAGGCCGAAATAAGGGGGCACAGGCGCACCTACGTCGGGGCGCTTCCGGGCCGGATAATCCAGAATATAAAACAGGTGGGGACCAATAACCCCGTCTTCATGATGGATGAGATAGATAAGGTGGGGGCCGATTTTCGGGGCGATCCCACAGCCGCCTTGCTCGAAGTCCTGGACCCGGAGCAGAACTATTCCTTCAGCGATCATTATCTGGAGATACCCTTTGACCTCTCCGATGTCATGTTCATCACCACGGCAAATATGCTCGACACCATCCCGCCGGCTCTGCGCGACCGGATGGAGGTCATCCACTTTTCCGGCTATACCGAAGAGGAGAAGGTTAAGATCGCCGAGGAGTTTTTGATCCCCAAACAGCTCACGGCCCATGGTCTGGAGGAGCGGGGCATAGTGGTCGATAGCGAAGCCTTGAGAAAGATAATTCGCGAGTATACCAGAGAGGCCGGGGTAAGGAATCTCGACCGCAAGCTCGCCACCATATTTCGCCAAATCGCAAGAAAGATCGTCGAAGGAAAGAAGGGTAAGTTCAAGGTAACCCCCGATGACCTGGCTGATTATCTGGGGCCGACCCAATTCCATTATGGCATCGCCGAGAAAGAGGATGAGATCGGAGTGGCGACGGGTCTCGCCTGGACCGAGACGGGCGGCGATATCATCAGCGTCGAAGCTACCCTGATGAAGGGGAGCGGCAAGCTGATCTTAACCGGACAACTCGGCGAGGTGATGCAGGAGTCGGCCCAGGCCGCCCTGAGCTATGCCAGGTCCAAGGCGACCGATTACGGCATCGCCGAGGACTTCTACGAAAAGTATGATATCCACATCCACGTTCCGGCTGGCGCCATCCCCAAAGACGGCCCCTCGGCCGGCATAACCATGGCCACCTCGCTGATCTCGGCCTTGACGAGGGTACCGATCAAGAAGGATGTCGGTATGACCGGAGAGATCACCTTGCGTGGCCACGTCCTGCCCATCGGCGGGCTGAAGGAGAAGGTCTTGGCCGCCCACAGGGCCGGTCTGAAACACCTGGTCATCCCCAAGGAGAACGAGAAGGATCTCACCCTCGTCTCCGATGAGGTCAAGAGCGTGTTGAGGTTCACTCTGGTAGAGAACGTATCGGAGGTCTTTGAGGTGGCCTTGAAAAAGGGCGCCGCAAAGGGGGCCAAAGCGCTCAAGGGATGA